A genomic segment from Litorilinea aerophila encodes:
- the rpsG gene encoding 30S ribosomal protein S7, producing MRRKRAETRAVIPDPRYNSEIVAKFINNVMERGKKSLATRIVYNAFDLIEERTNRPGLEVFEEALKNATPLVEVKPRRVGGATYQIPVEIGANRRMALAMRWLIDSARKRSGRDMSVRLANELMDAARNEGATIKKREDTHRMAEANQAFAHFRY from the coding sequence ATGCGCAGGAAGCGAGCAGAGACACGAGCGGTCATTCCCGATCCTCGCTACAACAGCGAGATCGTCGCCAAGTTTATCAACAATGTGATGGAGCGCGGCAAGAAGAGCCTGGCCACCCGCATTGTTTACAACGCCTTCGACCTCATCGAAGAGCGGACCAATCGCCCCGGCCTGGAGGTTTTTGAGGAGGCGTTGAAAAATGCCACTCCTCTGGTAGAGGTCAAGCCGCGCCGGGTCGGCGGTGCCACATATCAGATTCCGGTGGAGATCGGGGCAAACCGGCGGATGGCCCTGGCCATGCGCTGGCTGATCGACAGCGCGCGCAAGCGCAGTGGCCGCGATATGTCTGTGCGGCTGGCCAATGAATTGATGGATGCCGCCCGCAACGAAGGTGCTACCATCAAGAAGCGGGAGGACACCCACCGGATGGCCGAGGCCAACCAGGCTTTCGCCCACTTCCGTTACTAA
- the rpsL gene encoding 30S ribosomal protein S12 has product MPTINQLVRKGRKSVAKKEKAPALRFTQNTLTGKTRRMKKGNPQKRGVCTQVRTTTPKKPNSALRKVARVRLTNGMEVTAYIPGEGHNLQEHSVVLVRGGRVKDLPGVRYHIVRGALDSTGVDQRKRGRSKYGTKRPRG; this is encoded by the coding sequence TTGCCCACGATTAACCAGCTGGTCCGCAAGGGCCGAAAAAGTGTGGCCAAAAAGGAAAAGGCGCCGGCGCTGCGCTTCACCCAGAATACCCTGACCGGCAAGACCCGGCGTATGAAGAAGGGGAATCCCCAGAAGCGCGGCGTCTGCACCCAGGTGCGTACCACCACGCCCAAGAAGCCCAATTCCGCCTTGCGGAAGGTAGCCCGTGTGCGCCTGACCAACGGCATGGAGGTCACGGCCTACATTCCGGGCGAGGGCCACAACCTGCAGGAGCACAGCGTGGTGCTGGTGCGCGGCGGTCGTGTGAAGGACCTGCCCGGTGTTCGCTATCACATCGTGCGAGGCGCGCTGGACAGCACGGGCGTCGACCAGCGGAAGCGTGGTCGCAGCAAATATGGGACAAAGCGCCCGCGAGGGTAA
- the murQ gene encoding N-acetylmuramic acid 6-phosphate etherase: MNMQQTTPLPLTEQRNPLSQELDRLPTLEMLRLINRQDAQVPLAVAEVLPQIAQAVELIVQGLAAGHRLFYMGAGTSGRLGVLDASELLPTFSFPADRAIALIAGGPQALTRPIEAAEDDPEQGRRDLQSHGFAAGDVLVGLAASGRTPYVLGGLAYAREVGAASIAVVCSPHSPMAQMASVAIEVLTGPEVITGSTRMKAGTAQKLVLNMLSTASMVRLGKVYGNLMVDVRPTNQKLRERAVRIVTAATGLSGQEAARLLEEAGGEVKVAVVMGLADVDAAEARRRLQAASGHVRGALYS; encoded by the coding sequence ATGAATATGCAACAGACTACCCCCTTGCCCCTTACCGAACAGCGAAATCCCCTCAGCCAGGAGCTTGACCGCCTGCCGACCCTGGAAATGCTGCGGCTCATCAACCGGCAGGATGCCCAGGTTCCGCTGGCTGTAGCCGAAGTGCTCCCCCAGATCGCCCAGGCGGTCGAGCTCATCGTCCAGGGACTGGCCGCCGGCCATCGCCTCTTCTACATGGGCGCAGGCACCAGCGGACGGCTGGGTGTGCTGGACGCTTCTGAGCTGCTGCCCACTTTCAGCTTTCCGGCGGATCGTGCCATCGCCCTCATCGCAGGCGGGCCCCAGGCCCTCACCCGGCCCATCGAAGCGGCCGAGGACGATCCCGAACAGGGACGCCGGGATCTCCAGTCGCATGGTTTCGCCGCCGGTGACGTGCTGGTGGGGCTGGCCGCCAGTGGACGCACCCCCTACGTGCTGGGCGGCCTGGCCTACGCCCGAGAAGTGGGCGCCGCTTCCATCGCCGTGGTCTGCAGTCCCCACTCCCCCATGGCCCAGATGGCCAGCGTCGCCATCGAGGTATTGACGGGGCCAGAAGTCATCACCGGGAGCACCCGCATGAAGGCCGGCACCGCCCAGAAGCTGGTACTCAACATGCTCAGCACAGCCAGCATGGTCCGCCTGGGCAAGGTCTACGGCAATCTCATGGTGGATGTGCGGCCCACCAATCAGAAGTTACGGGAACGGGCTGTCCGCATCGTGACGGCGGCCACCGGCCTGTCCGGCCAGGAAGCGGCCCGCCTCCTGGAAGAGGCAGGGGGAGAGGTCAAGGTCGCGGTGGTGATGGGGCTGGCGGATGTGGATGCGGCCGAGGCCCGGCGGCGGCTCCAGGCCGCCAGTGGCCATGTGCGTGGGGCGCTGTACTCGTGA
- a CDS encoding MerR family transcriptional regulator: protein MPRRKSQRKRELPAPAVDRSTPPQWLTLKQASDFLGIHYTTLRSWADKGEIPVFRTPGGHRRFSLADLRRFLDARLSQRAPGESEHLVSAAIVRVREEIQKISQEQVGWHYPLEGDAVQQRRQRGRRLFALAISYVLKPKPRPRLLQEGRRLGFEYGREAALSGVGLTETGRAVQFFRHQLYQVIRSGNPGQAMDADDVRIQQLIDQFLDEVLYAVLDGYEQQLRGDRAGPGVSQQAPDEPFP from the coding sequence ATGCCCAGACGGAAGAGCCAGCGCAAGCGAGAGCTCCCCGCGCCGGCGGTGGACCGGTCGACCCCTCCCCAGTGGCTGACCCTGAAGCAGGCCAGCGACTTTCTGGGCATCCACTACACCACCCTGCGGAGCTGGGCGGACAAGGGGGAGATCCCCGTCTTTCGTACGCCCGGCGGCCACCGCCGCTTCAGCCTGGCCGATTTGCGCCGCTTTCTGGACGCACGCCTCAGCCAGCGCGCGCCCGGCGAATCGGAGCACCTGGTCAGCGCGGCCATTGTGCGGGTGCGGGAGGAGATTCAGAAGATTTCCCAGGAACAGGTGGGCTGGCACTATCCCCTGGAGGGGGACGCCGTCCAGCAGCGGCGTCAGCGGGGGCGGCGTCTCTTTGCCCTGGCCATCAGCTATGTCTTGAAGCCCAAGCCCCGGCCTCGCCTCCTGCAGGAGGGGCGCCGGCTGGGCTTTGAGTACGGGCGAGAGGCCGCCCTCAGCGGGGTGGGCCTGACGGAGACCGGGCGGGCTGTCCAGTTTTTCCGCCACCAGTTGTACCAGGTCATCCGCAGCGGCAATCCCGGCCAGGCCATGGATGCCGACGATGTGCGCATCCAGCAACTGATCGACCAGTTCCTGGATGAAGTTCTCTACGCGGTGCTGGACGGCTATGAACAACAGCTTCGAGGCGACCGGGCGGGACCTGGGGTCAGCCAACAGGCCCCAGACGAACCTTTCCCGTAA